The Melioribacteraceae bacterium 4301-Me genome contains the following window.
TTTGCCTTATACATTAAAATAGTTTTAATAAAATAATAACATTTAGAAAAAAAAAAATCAACTCCTTTATTAAAATTTTATTTACTCAATATTTTGTTAATAACTATTTGTTATGAAATATTTTTTTATAACTCATCCAATATTCATCATACTCCCCTTGAAGAGTCTGGCGAACATCTCTTTATAAAAGGAGAAACAACAAGGGAATGAGTTGAATCTTATCTTACACTTAGAAAGTGCAGAAGTATTAGATATAATCCTACTTGCAGAAGGCAATTGCTCGGTTTACAAATAATTACAGAATAAAAAAATTTAATGCAAAATTTAGGTTAACATTGCACGATGAGAATATCTGTTACCTCCTACCAATATCATATCTGTTCAAAATAATTTTTATATCGTCACTACGTGGTATGTTGGGATTATTTCTTTCTTTTATTAAGCATAGCCTTTTCTTAAATTATTATTGTTAATTGTTGCTAAATAAACATAGAGTCAGTATGAAAAAAATAATATACAGCATAGCAATAATGATTTTACTAACAGCCTGCGGAGAAAAAATAATGCACAAAGCTGATTTAGTTTTATTGAATGGAAAAATTGTAACTATGGACGATAATAATCCCGAAGGAGAAGCTCTTGCTATAAAGGGAGATAAAATTTTGGCGGTCGGTTCAGCAGACGAAATTAAGGAATACATTGGCGATTCAACCAATGTTATTGACCTTAAAGGAAAATTTGTGATGCCAGGCTTCATCGAAAGTCACGCGCATTTTATGGGTCTCGGTGAATTTAAAATGAATCTCGACCTTACGCATGCAAAAAATTGGGATGAAGTAATTGCTGAAGTAGCAAAAGCTGCCGAGAACTCACGTCCCGGAGAATGGATTTTAGGCAGAGGGTGGCACCAAGAAAAGTTTGATCCCAAACCCGAACCCAGTGTAGAAGGATACCCCGTTCATAATGAGCTGAGCAGAGCCGTTCCAAATAATCCGGTAATCTTAGAGCATGCAAGCGGACACGCAGTTTTTGCAAATGCTAAAGCAATGGAACTTGCTGGGATAAATAATTCAACGCTGAATCCAAATGGAGGCAGAATTGTGCGTGACAGTCTTGGTAATGCAATAGGAGTGTTTGAAGAAAATGCAGCAGATCTTATTTATAATGTATATCAAGAATACAGAAATAAAAAGACACCACAGCAGATACGGAATGAACGCGTCAAACAAATTCAGCTTGCATCCCAAGAATGCCTTTCGAAAGGAATAACATCTTTTGTAGATGCTGGTGAACCTTTTGAAATAATCGATCTTATGAAAGAATTGGTTGATTCAAATAAAATTCCCATTAGACTTTATGTGATGATCAACGATTCACTAAAATATTTGAAGTCAAGATTGAAGGATTATAAAATAATAGGGGCAGGCAATTATCACTTAACAGTAAGGTCGATAAAAAAATATGTTGATGGTGCACTTGGATCGCGCGGCGCATGGATGTTAGAGCCTTATTCTGATTTACCAAATTACTTTGGCTCAAATGTCACACCAATAAATGAATTAAAACAAACAGCCGAACTTGCAATTAATAACGATTTCCAAGTTTGCATTCATGCTATTGGCGATAGAGGAAATCGTGAAGTGTTGAATCTTTATGAAAATATTTTTAATGAACATCCCAATAAAAAAGATTTACGTTGGAGAATTGAACATGCACAAAACGTAACTCCTGAAGATGTTCCAAGATTTGCTAAACTTGGCGTCATCGCTTCAATGCAAACATGTCACTGCACTTCCGATGCGGTCTTTGTGATTGAAAGAATTGGAGAGAATCGTGCAAAGTCAGAGGCTTATGTTTGGCGAAAATTAATTAACAGCGGTGCTTTAATTTGCAATGGAACAGACGCACCAGTAGAAGATGTTAACCCAATTCCAAATTTTTATTCTGCTGTTACTCGAAAAACTTCAGACGGCAAGGCGTTTTTCCCCGAAGAAAAAATGACAAGAATAGAAGCGTTGAAATCATATACAATAAACGGTGCTTATGCTTCTTTTGAGGAAAATATAAAAGGCTCGTTAACCCCAGGAAAGCTTGCTGATATTGTTGTTCTTTCAAACGATTTGTTGAATTGCCCCGAAAATGAAATACAGAATACAAAAGTAATGTATACTATAGTTGGCGGGAAAGTTTTGTTTAGTGCGAACGATAAGCAATGATGTTAGTTACCTAAGCAAAATTAGTTTGTTAACTTTATATAACTTATCAAAAGTAAGTTTATTATCCTGATTGAGGAAAGTAATTTTATAGAAATAAACGCCGCTCGGCAGACCATCTGCATTAAAGTTGACTGAATAGGAGCCTGGAGATTTGTTGTCGTCAACAAGTCTTCGGACTTCTTTTCCAAGAATATCATAAACGATAAGAATTACATGAGCTGCTGCAGGTAGTTCGTATCTAATTTTGGTAGTAGAATTAAAAGGATTGGGATAGTTTTGGTACAGCGCGTAATTTTCATAAAGGGTATTGTTAGCTGGATGCTGTTGGTGAGGAATTGTTAATTTTCCGGAGGTCATTTCGTAAACAAAGTCGTTGTAAAATAAAGCAGCAACTTCAGCATTGTATCTTAGTTTAGTAATACTATCTAAATGGTTCAAGCCTATTCCTCCCACTTGAGCAATTACGACCTCGGCGGTATCATTTAATTTTAAGCTGAAGGGTCCTGTCACTAACCACATTCTTCTATCACCTGCGCCATCATATATTCCATCAATTGGACCCGTCCCGATTACCGGGTCGCCATCAAGCATGTAAACACCATCTGGTGTATAATCTGTCCCATCAGAAGAGAAAGGAAGTGAATTAGGGTAACTAGGCATTGGCCTAAATCCTCTCATCATATTATAGAATTCTAAAGTACCATTATAACTGTGTGTTGGGTCACTCCAAGAACCCCCGGTACGATGAAGCAGTGCTGCTGTAAGCGGTTTTGAATTAAAATATTTATATCCTTTTCGCCACTTGAAATTAATTATTGCAGAGTCAGATAAATTATTTGTCTTATGAGATACACCTTGCAAAATTACATAACCTATTGCAGGAGGTGCTGAAAGGTATTTGCTGTATTCCTTATCATAATCATTGGAATTGTAAGAATACCCCATATTTAAGGAAGTATCACAACCTATGAAATCATCCGCAGAATAACCGAGGTCTGTATCAACCCATTGACAAATGTACATACTGTCAATTTGTGCATCTGGGGAGTGGAGGAAAGTCCTTTATAAATTATGTTTACTTTTTTGAAAATAACATTGCTGAGAATGCCAGAAGGATAATATGCCCAGTATGTTTCGCTAACTTCTAAACCTATAGGTGGCGATTTCCATAAAGAAAACTCTTTTCCATCGGAATATTTAATAAACAAAGTTTGCACCGCTCCAGGTACACCGGGAACATCTATATCCTGTTCGTATATTCCATTGTTATTTTTGTCATAGAACGGTGCGCCTTCTTCTGCTGGCCATTCGTTCCAATCTTTTTCGTACTGTTTGTAAATTGTTTGAATATCCTCATCAGTAACTTGATTTCTGGATTTATGGAAAAAGTCTGCAGCGTCATCGACAAGGTTAATATTGGAAAAGTAATCTGATCTTACTCTATATAAACGCGTAAGCGGAATATTATTGCTCCAGTACTCGTTTCCCGCAACTCTAACAACGGTATCTCGTCCGTCGTGGACAAGTCCACCCCAAATAATTCCTTCGGAAAAAATAACCCCCACATTAATGCCTTTAGGATAAGAGCCGTTCCACGAATTACTGACAACCCAATCATGAAAGCCGTCATCTCTGACCCATGAAGTAATATTCCCAGAATTGATTATACTTTGGCGGGGGTTTTGCGCAGTGATAATAGAACAATATAAAGTTGCAAGAAGAAATATCTTAAGCAGAGATTTCATTTTCATTTCAATTTTTGTGAAACGAAATGAATTACAAAACAATCTAATTTTTTATGATACAAATATCAATTCAAATATTTTGAAATGCACCAAAAGGGGGCGGATACTCTAAGTTTTCAATTGGGCTGTAAAAAATAAGCTAAAGCTTGAAAGTAGCACTGAAAATAGAGATATCATCTTTCCCCCAAATTGAGATAAAAATTCCATCTTTTTGCAAACGAATTAACCCCAAAATTTTCATTACATTGACAGACGACAAAAAGTAATTTTTAGCGAGGGAGATTCAACCGCACTAATTGTCAGAACTCATGAAATCTCAGCGTCTCAGCGTCTCGGCGGTGAAAAAAACGCAGAGGCACAGAGTTCCACTTTTAATTCTTGAATGTTGGAATCACAAATAGAACTGGTCACATTGCGGTAAGATTAATATCGCCCTGATAGGGGTTCATTTTTTATTTCAACCATAATTTTGCTCTACCAGGGTCTTAAGAACTCTTAGCAGTCTAAAGAAGCAATTCCCATAGCACTTTTTCATCGTCAATTATTAGAATGGTTCCTTTTGTCATTTTAAATAAAAAGGACAATTTGTCAAAATAATTTTACTTTATTAGGTTTAATTGACAAGTTTACTCAAAACTAAAAATAGTTACATATTTATTGAAGTAACCAATTTTAAAAGTGTTATAAGAAGAAGTTTTTTATGGAAGATAAAGAAGTTAAAAAGGCAGTAGTTGGTGTTATAGGTTCCGGTACTATGGGAACAGGTATCGCACAAGCTGCTGCAGTTTCCGGGTATAAAGTAATCCTGTTCGATTCAAATAAAAATGCGTTAGATAAGGCGAGACAATCCCTACTGTCTATTTTAATTAGATTGGAAGAGAAAGGAAAATTAAGCGGCGAAAGGGCAGCTGATATTTTTTCTAGAATTTATTTTGCAAAATCTTTAACAAAATTTAACGAGTGTGGAATTGTAATTGAAGCTGTAGTCGAAAGTCTTCCCGTTAAAAAAGAACTTTTCTCTCAACTTGAAAATACAGTCCGGAAAGAAACTATACTTGCAACAAACACATCATCACTCTCAGTCACCGAAATTGCTTCTGCTTGCAAAAATCCCGAAAGAGTAATTGGAACTCATTTTTTTAATCCTGCACCGCTTATGCCACTGGTCGAAATTATTCCGGGAGAAAAAACTTCAAGGGAATTCACAGAAAAGACTAAAAAGATAATTAACGATTTTGGGAAAACTATAGTTGTTTGTAAAGATTCGCCTGGATTTATTGTTAATAGAATTGCAAGACCGTTTTACGGTGAAGCACTTAAAATTCTTGAGGAAGGAACTGTTGATGTTGCCACAATTGATTTCGCAATGAAAGAAATCGGAAAATTTAAAATGGGTCCTTTTGAACTGATGGATTTAATCGGGAACGACGTTAATTATAAAGTAACTGAAACAATCTATCAACAGTTTAACTATGAACCACGATTTGAACCCTCTTCAATTCAGCGAAAATTAGTTGAAGAGGGAAAACTTGGCAAAAAAACGGGAGTTGGTTTTTACAATTATACTTATGGTCAAGAAGTTCCAACGATTGCTATGGATAAAAATCTTTTGGAAGAAATATTTTTTAGAATTCTTGCTATGTTAATAAATGAAGCCGCTTATGCAATTTATGAAAAAATAGCCTCTGTTGAAGATATCGATTTAGCGATGACGATGGGGGTAAATTATCCTAAAGGATTATTAAAATGGGCTGATGAAATAGGCGTTGAAAGAATTGTAGACAAATTAAATTTGCTTTATGATAAGCACAAAAACAGAAGATATGTTGTTTGCCCCCTACTTGTTTCAATGGCTAAAGAAAGGAAGAAGTTTTATGAATAAGCAGCTAACAGCGGAAAAGGCAATTGAGAAAATGCTGAAGAGTGATAAATTCAGTCGATGGCTAAGAGTAAAAATAGTGGAGTCAAAAAAAGGCTATTGCAAGTTAGAAATGAAAGTACGAAAAGAGATGATGAATGGTTTTAATATTGTGCATGGAGGAGTAACATTTTCACTTGCCGATAGTGCTCTTGCTTTTGCGTCAAACAGCTATGGCAAGGTTGCGGTTGTAATAGAAAATAATATTTCTTTTGTTAAACCCGTAAGAGAAAATGATATACTTATTGCAACAGCCGAAGAGCAAAGCAGAAATAATCATTTAGGGGTTTATAGTGTTGAAATCACAAATCAAAAAAATGAGAAAGTTGCAGTGTTTAAGGGAACTGTTTATATAACAAACAAGAACATTCTATAAAAGACTAAAAGTCTTAATGTAATTAGTAAGAAAAATAGAAAGGCAAATAAATGAAAATTATTTCCGAAGCATATATAGTAGATGCAGTTCGTACGCCAATTGGGAAATTAGGAGGTGCTTTATCCACAATTCGTGTTGACGATTTGGCTGCAATTACATTAAAAGAAATATTAAAGAGAAATCCAACAATAGATTCAGCACAAATTGATGAAGTTTTTTTAGGATGTGCAAATCAAGCTGGTGAAGATAATAGAAACATTGCGCGTATGTCTTTGCTATTAGCTGGAATACCGTCAAGTGTACCTGGACAAACGATTAATCGCTTGTGTGCTTCTGGAATGGATGCAGTTATAAATGCAGCGCGAGCAATTTGGGTTGGTGATGGTGATTTGTTTATTGCAGGCGGCGTTGAAAACATGACTCGCGCACCACTTGTAATGTCTAAAGCTGAAAAAGCTTTCTCTGGGAAAATTAACATTTACGATTCATCTTTGGGCTGGAGGTTTATTAATCCAAAAATGCAGGAGATGTACGGTACAGAATCTATGGGCGAGACTGCCGAAAATCTTGCCGAGAAATATAAAATTTCAAGAGAAGCTCAAGACGAGTTTGCTTATAATTCACAGATGAAAGCTGCAGCTGCTATTAAATCGGGCAGATTTGCAAAAGAAATTATACCAATTGAAATTTCACAAGGGAAAGGTGAATCTTCCCTTTTTGAAAACGATGAGTTCGTTAAACCAAATACAACAAAAGAAATTTTAGCTGCATTAAAACCTGCCTTTAGAAAAAACGGGACTGTAACCGCTGGGAATTCCTCCGGCTTAAATGACGGGGCATGTTCGCTAATTATTGCCTCTGAAAAAGCAATTAAAAAATTTGACTTAAAGCCTAAGGCAAAAATTGTTGCTAATGCTGTCACCGGCGTCGAGCCGCGTATTATGGGAATTGGTCCAGTTGATGCAACTTCGAAAATCTTATCAAAAACAAAAATGAAATTAGATGACTTTGATGTTATAGAAATAAACGAAGCTTTTGCAGCACAAATGCTTGCAGTGTTATTTGAATTGAAAATTAAACCAGATGATGAAAGATTAAACCCTAACGGTGGTGCAATTGCTTTGGGACACCCGCTGGGAATGAGCGGCGCTCGTCTTATCCAAACAGCAATGATTGAACTAAACGAAAAAAATAAAAAGTATGCCCTCTGTACTTTGTGCGTTGGAGTGGGACAAGGAGTTGCAGTAGTTTTGGAAAGAATTTAGTTCAATAACAATTTAATCATATCTGTCCAATATATTTTTTATTTGTCCCAAAAGGGACTTAATCTATTTCTTTGTTCTTTATCCTATAAATATTTTGTTCTGAGGGGACAATAAAGCTTTGATTATCCTTAAACCAATCTAATCCCTTTAGGGATTATATAGTTATAGAATAAATAAATATCAAACTGAAGTTAAAAGTCCCATAGGGACGAGATAGGGATTGATTTACAAGACAAGTAGAATAGTCCAAAAAATCTTGAAGTTTTCAAAATTTATTTGGTAATTCATCCCTTCGGGATTTGATTTCAAAATTATTTTGGACAGCACTGAATTTAATTGAGTATTGTGTTTTTGAAAAATCAATAGTAAATTTTTTTCGGGATATGTTATTATGTCTCTTTTGAAATAGAAATTTTACAAAAATTGGATGGAGGTAACTATGAAAACAGTAAAACACATATTAAAAACAAAGGGAAATGCTGTTTGGACTGTAAATCCTAATACAAAAGTATTTGATGCGCTAAAATTAATGGCTGAAAAAAACATCGGCGCAGTTGTTGTTGTTGAAAACAACCAATTAAAGGGAATTCTTTCTGAACGAGACTATGCACGAAAAGTAGCTCTTGAAGGATTATCATCGCATGAAATAAGCGTGGAAAAAATAATGTCTAATCGTATCTTTTATGTGAATCCTAATACAAGCGTAGAAGAATGTATGGCACTGATGACAGAAAAAAGAATTCGTCATCTTCCAGTATTAGAAAATGAGAAATTAGTTGGATTAATTTCAATTGGCGACGTCGTAAAGGAAATGCTTGATGATAAGAATTTTGTTATTAGTCAATTAGAGCAATATATTATTGGCAGCAGGTGACAATAACTTTACATCTCTTGAAGAATAAAACCGTTGCAATCTTATTCTTTTTGGCGAGTTTAATCTATCCACAGTTTAACAGTGGACAAAGTGCTAATTTGTATGAAATTACAGGTGCGATAAAAGACAAACTAACAGGTTACTCACTTCCTTACGCAAGCATAAGAATTGATAATACTACTTATGGAACTGCTTCTAATAATGAAGGGCAGTTCATCTTAAAGCTTAAAGAAGGCAGCTACAAATTGATTTTTTCATACATTGGTTATAAAACCGATACCCTTTCAATTTATCTAACTGAAAATGAACATTTAGATATAAAACTAGAACCGCAAGCAGTTAGACTTCCAGAGATTGTCGTAAATGCAAATGAAGACCCGGCTTATAAAATTATTCGCGAAGCTATTAGGAGAAAAAAAGAGAACAGAAAAGGTTTGATTAGTCTTGAGTATAATGCATATTCGAAAAGAATATTAAAATCGGGCGGCGAAGTAGGAATGATTGAAGAAGTATTTGTTAAAGGATACAGTAAAGTTGGTGAGTGGGAAAAAGAATTTATATTGTCTAGGCATAAGACAGAAAACCGAAAGAAACAAATTCGTTCAATGGATTTTAATATTTCAGGCAATTATTATATTGATTTCTCTAAAGATACTCTTACACTAATACTAAATAAAGTTTACCTTCCTCTTGCAGATAAAGCATTCGATTATTATGATTATAAATTAATGAGTGTAACTGAAACACCAACCGGAGAGGTATATAAGATAAAAGTAATCCCGCTTTCTAAAATTCAGCCGCTGCTACAAGGTGAAATTGATATTGAAGGTAAAAACTACGCCTTAGTAAAAGTAAATTTGAGGAACAATGAGGGGTTACGCTTTTTATTTGCAAAGGATCTTAATGTAAGGTTCGTTCAGCAGCTTGGCAATTACGACGGCTATTGGCTGCCTAATTATATAGAAACAGAAGCGGGTTTCGAGTTTAGTTTTCAAGGATTAATCTCGCTTGATAAAATAGAATTAGAGGAGATAAGCAATGTTACAGAATACAAAATTAATCCAGCTATACCAGATTCGATAGTAGATGCAATTAAATCTAAATATGGTGGCTTTACAGTCGATACAACAAATGGCGGAAAAAGACCAATTGAACTAACTCGCCAACAAATAAATGAACTTCGACCGATACCATTAACAAAACTGGAAATTAAAGCTTATGATGAATTAGACAGTACTAAAACATTCGAAAAAATAATAAAGGTAAAAGGTCCTTTGGCAAGTTTAGTTGCTTTTTCAGAACCTAAAAGCGACTCGAATAAAAGTACTTTGTTTGCCACAGCAACTTTTTTAACTAAATATGTGAACTTTGCAAACAATCGTGTTGATGGAATTTCGATAGGACCGCGTTACGCAGCTAATTTGATAAATGATAAATTAAGTTTAGATTTTTCTTCTAAGTATTCATTTCTTCGGAAGAAAATAGAGGCTGAAGGTAATCTTAATTTTCGATTAGAAGATTTTTTTGTTAACTCAATTGAAGCTTATTTCTACAATAAAACTAAAAATTGGGATGACTTTTCACCCTATTCTGAAATTACAAATAGTATTTCAGTTACGATGGGATTTGATGATCAGTTTAATTATTATTTATCAAAAGGTGTGGGGATTGCCCTCACAAAAAATTTTTTGAAGGATATTGAGTTTAGTCTCAATTTTACATCTGAACAAGAAAACTCTTTGAAGGAAAATAAGTATCAGAGTATATTAAAAAGCAGCAGATTGCCGAGAGAGAACCCCGCAATTGCTGAAGGAACCGATAGAAGAATTTCAGTAAAAATTTCCTTAGGAAAAAATCCATGGGAATTTCAAGCATTTCCATCAAATGGTTTAGTGGCTCAGTTAGAACTTTCTGACCCAGCATTTTCGAGTGACTTCAGTTACAAAAGATATCACTTTACAGGATTAATTAGATTAAAAACATTTTATAAAGAATTGTTTATATCTCCATACCTCGAAATAATGGTTGATGCCGCTGCAATACAAGGTAGTTACGGTCCTCAACATTTATTTGTGCCCAATACTGCGTTGGGTTTTTTTGCTCCACTGGGTGTTTTTAAAGGGTTACGGCCAGTGAATTTTATTGGCACCGATATGCTTGCAATTCATGTAGAGCATAACTGGAGAACTGTATTGTTTCAGGCGTTAGGACTTGATTTTATGTCTGATCTTTATTTTGATTTTATTACAGGCATAAGCCTGCTGAAGACTTGGAATCAATCTAATTATCTGCTGAATTTAAATATGAACAAGCCTTACTGGGAAGTTTTTGCGAGCATATCTAAAATATTTGGTATCGTTAGAGTTGATGTAAGTTATAATTCATTTAAGAATTTCTATATTACATCTTCTTTTGGAGTAGTATTGTGATTTTTTAGCCATTATTTATTTAATATACTTAATTTCCGTTAACAAATGTCGAGGTGTGAGTAATGAAAACAAAATACTTAATTTTATTTCCCATATTTTTTATACTTTCATTCATGAATACTTTTTCACAGACAATACGACCA
Protein-coding sequences here:
- a CDS encoding DUF5686 family protein, producing the protein MASLIYPQFNSGQSANLYEITGAIKDKLTGYSLPYASIRIDNTTYGTASNNEGQFILKLKEGSYKLIFSYIGYKTDTLSIYLTENEHLDIKLEPQAVRLPEIVVNANEDPAYKIIREAIRRKKENRKGLISLEYNAYSKRILKSGGEVGMIEEVFVKGYSKVGEWEKEFILSRHKTENRKKQIRSMDFNISGNYYIDFSKDTLTLILNKVYLPLADKAFDYYDYKLMSVTETPTGEVYKIKVIPLSKIQPLLQGEIDIEGKNYALVKVNLRNNEGLRFLFAKDLNVRFVQQLGNYDGYWLPNYIETEAGFEFSFQGLISLDKIELEEISNVTEYKINPAIPDSIVDAIKSKYGGFTVDTTNGGKRPIELTRQQINELRPIPLTKLEIKAYDELDSTKTFEKIIKVKGPLASLVAFSEPKSDSNKSTLFATATFLTKYVNFANNRVDGISIGPRYAANLINDKLSLDFSSKYSFLRKKIEAEGNLNFRLEDFFVNSIEAYFYNKTKNWDDFSPYSEITNSISVTMGFDDQFNYYLSKGVGIALTKNFLKDIEFSLNFTSEQENSLKENKYQSILKSSRLPRENPAIAEGTDRRISVKISLGKNPWEFQAFPSNGLVAQLELSDPAFSSDFSYKRYHFTGLIRLKTFYKELFISPYLEIMVDAAAIQGSYGPQHLFVPNTALGFFAPLGVFKGLRPVNFIGTDMLAIHVEHNWRTVLFQALGLDFMSDLYFDFITGISLLKTWNQSNYLLNLNMNKPYWEVFASISKIFGIVRVDVSYNSFKNFYITSSFGVVL
- a CDS encoding 3-hydroxyacyl-CoA dehydrogenase NAD-binding domain-containing protein codes for the protein MEDKEVKKAVVGVIGSGTMGTGIAQAAAVSGYKVILFDSNKNALDKARQSLLSILIRLEEKGKLSGERAADIFSRIYFAKSLTKFNECGIVIEAVVESLPVKKELFSQLENTVRKETILATNTSSLSVTEIASACKNPERVIGTHFFNPAPLMPLVEIIPGEKTSREFTEKTKKIINDFGKTIVVCKDSPGFIVNRIARPFYGEALKILEEGTVDVATIDFAMKEIGKFKMGPFELMDLIGNDVNYKVTETIYQQFNYEPRFEPSSIQRKLVEEGKLGKKTGVGFYNYTYGQEVPTIAMDKNLLEEIFFRILAMLINEAAYAIYEKIASVEDIDLAMTMGVNYPKGLLKWADEIGVERIVDKLNLLYDKHKNRRYVVCPLLVSMAKERKKFYE
- a CDS encoding CBS domain-containing protein translates to MKTVKHILKTKGNAVWTVNPNTKVFDALKLMAEKNIGAVVVVENNQLKGILSERDYARKVALEGLSSHEISVEKIMSNRIFYVNPNTSVEECMALMTEKRIRHLPVLENEKLVGLISIGDVVKEMLDDKNFVISQLEQYIIGSR
- a CDS encoding T9SS type A sorting domain-containing protein, translated to MYICQWVDTDLGYSADDFIGCDTSLNMGYSYNSNDYDKEYSKYLSAPPAIGYVILQGVSHKTNNLSDSAIINFKWRKGYKYFNSKPLTAALLHRTGGSWSDPTHSYNGTLEFYNMMRGFRPMPSYPNSLPFSSDGTDYTPDGVYMLDGDPVIGTGPIDGIYDGAGDRRMWLVTGPFSLKLNDTAEVVIAQVGGIGLNHLDSITKLRYNAEVAALFYNDFVYEMTSGKLTIPHQQHPANNTLYENYALYQNYPNPFNSTTKIRYELPAAAHVILIVYDILGKEVRRLVDDNKSPGSYSVNFNADGLPSGVYFYKITFLNQDNKLTFDKLYKVNKLILLR
- the pcaF gene encoding 3-oxoadipyl-CoA thiolase is translated as MSEAYIVDAVRTPIGKLGGALSTIRVDDLAAITLKEILKRNPTIDSAQIDEVFLGCANQAGEDNRNIARMSLLLAGIPSSVPGQTINRLCASGMDAVINAARAIWVGDGDLFIAGGVENMTRAPLVMSKAEKAFSGKINIYDSSLGWRFINPKMQEMYGTESMGETAENLAEKYKISREAQDEFAYNSQMKAAAAIKSGRFAKEIIPIEISQGKGESSLFENDEFVKPNTTKEILAALKPAFRKNGTVTAGNSSGLNDGACSLIIASEKAIKKFDLKPKAKIVANAVTGVEPRIMGIGPVDATSKILSKTKMKLDDFDVIEINEAFAAQMLAVLFELKIKPDDERLNPNGGAIALGHPLGMSGARLIQTAMIELNEKNKKYALCTLCVGVGQGVAVVLERI
- a CDS encoding amidohydrolase; the encoded protein is MKKIIYSIAIMILLTACGEKIMHKADLVLLNGKIVTMDDNNPEGEALAIKGDKILAVGSADEIKEYIGDSTNVIDLKGKFVMPGFIESHAHFMGLGEFKMNLDLTHAKNWDEVIAEVAKAAENSRPGEWILGRGWHQEKFDPKPEPSVEGYPVHNELSRAVPNNPVILEHASGHAVFANAKAMELAGINNSTLNPNGGRIVRDSLGNAIGVFEENAADLIYNVYQEYRNKKTPQQIRNERVKQIQLASQECLSKGITSFVDAGEPFEIIDLMKELVDSNKIPIRLYVMINDSLKYLKSRLKDYKIIGAGNYHLTVRSIKKYVDGALGSRGAWMLEPYSDLPNYFGSNVTPINELKQTAELAINNDFQVCIHAIGDRGNREVLNLYENIFNEHPNKKDLRWRIEHAQNVTPEDVPRFAKLGVIASMQTCHCTSDAVFVIERIGENRAKSEAYVWRKLINSGALICNGTDAPVEDVNPIPNFYSAVTRKTSDGKAFFPEEKMTRIEALKSYTINGAYASFEENIKGSLTPGKLADIVVLSNDLLNCPENEIQNTKVMYTIVGGKVLFSANDKQ
- a CDS encoding PaaI family thioesterase; its protein translation is MNKQLTAEKAIEKMLKSDKFSRWLRVKIVESKKGYCKLEMKVRKEMMNGFNIVHGGVTFSLADSALAFASNSYGKVAVVIENNISFVKPVRENDILIATAEEQSRNNHLGVYSVEITNQKNEKVAVFKGTVYITNKNIL